From a region of the Nitrospira sp. genome:
- a CDS encoding PepSY domain-containing protein — MKNRLTQLMSWLHTWIGLLFGWLLFAVFLTGTLTVFDAEITSWMQPELLEISSDTGQIDGSIPWPAQLTSQPAPENPDVSPDSPLLRMVKLQEKRTFSGQTVDPVTGRMVIFRDTQGGDFFYHFHYGLLFGWPGAWVVAAAALMMLITLATGLCSHRWVFKDVVMLRLRPYHPRAWLDAHNLTGTLMIPFHLMIAVTGLMIFWSIYMPVDVPLLRGSEGILPLISVLHFAQFGGSPMRWLYFIMGLTATVMIATGLVLWTIKRQRSQADSRGVGYSVVEVLNVATVAGLPVAIAAFFWANRLLPLALSERSFWEIRCFFAAWALCLAHSLLRRDSIMAWRDQLYGAALLLGFLPLLNGLTTNSHLLMTLPRGQWALAGVDLTGFTVGVLLGWTARRVGQRLPTRAG; from the coding sequence ATGAAAAATCGCCTCACCCAATTGATGAGTTGGCTGCATACATGGATCGGGCTTCTCTTTGGATGGCTCTTGTTTGCGGTATTTCTTACCGGAACACTGACCGTATTCGACGCGGAGATCACATCTTGGATGCAACCGGAGTTGCTGGAGATCTCTTCGGATACCGGTCAGATCGATGGATCTATACCTTGGCCGGCCCAGCTGACCTCGCAGCCTGCACCTGAGAATCCGGACGTTTCCCCCGACAGCCCTCTTCTCCGCATGGTCAAGCTCCAGGAGAAGCGGACTTTCTCCGGGCAAACAGTCGACCCCGTCACGGGCCGCATGGTGATCTTCCGCGACACCCAGGGAGGCGACTTCTTCTACCATTTCCATTATGGATTGCTATTCGGATGGCCCGGTGCATGGGTGGTGGCTGCCGCTGCGCTCATGATGCTCATCACCCTCGCCACAGGACTGTGTAGTCATCGATGGGTGTTCAAGGACGTCGTGATGCTTCGCCTCCGGCCTTATCATCCACGCGCCTGGCTGGATGCGCACAACCTGACCGGCACCCTGATGATTCCGTTTCATCTGATGATTGCGGTCACCGGTCTGATGATTTTCTGGTCAATCTATATGCCGGTGGACGTCCCGCTTCTACGAGGCAGCGAGGGCATCTTGCCGCTGATCTCTGTGCTGCACTTCGCACAATTCGGGGGCAGTCCGATGCGCTGGCTCTATTTCATCATGGGGTTGACGGCCACGGTCATGATTGCGACAGGACTCGTCTTGTGGACCATCAAGCGACAGAGATCCCAGGCGGATTCACGCGGAGTAGGCTACAGCGTTGTTGAAGTCCTCAATGTGGCGACTGTGGCCGGGTTACCTGTGGCCATAGCCGCGTTCTTTTGGGCGAATCGACTCTTGCCGCTGGCATTGAGTGAGCGATCGTTCTGGGAGATCCGTTGTTTCTTTGCCGCCTGGGCGCTCTGTCTTGCCCATAGCCTGTTGCGACGAGATTCCATCATGGCCTGGAGAGATCAACTGTATGGGGCGGCACTCCTGTTAGGATTCTTGCCTCTGCTCAATGGACTCACGACAAATAGCCATTTGTTGATGACACTACCGAGGGGGCAATGGGCGCTGGCAGGTGTCGACCTGACAGGGTTCACGGTGGGGGTATTGCTCGGCTGGACTGCCCGACGCGTAGGGCAGAGGCTCCCAACCAGAGCAGGTTGA
- a CDS encoding serine acetyltransferase, whose amino-acid sequence MDDDTMHRQDTPATNWNLDQIVTELRASRELTHNIRHQGRIHKLPSRKALLGIVDGLCAALFPTHYGRADLNETNIDYFVGHTLNQTLPLLQDQVRRGLVFASHTDQQDDRSLTDKASAITSEFAGRLPTIRALLFTDLQAAFRGDPAATSTSEILLCYPGMTAVIYYRIAHALHRLGAPLIARLISDIAHSSTGIDIHPAADIGSHFFIDHGTGVVIGETTVIGKHVRLYQAVTLGAKRFAEGEQGVLVKGEPRHPIVEDNVVIYAGATILGRVTIGRASVIGGNVWLTQSVPARSHVVQAQMRTSATIHSKPIETPSTDRKT is encoded by the coding sequence ATGGACGACGACACGATGCACCGGCAGGACACTCCGGCGACGAATTGGAACTTGGATCAGATCGTCACGGAACTGCGCGCCTCACGTGAACTCACGCACAACATCCGGCATCAAGGTCGGATTCACAAATTGCCGTCACGAAAGGCGCTCCTCGGCATCGTCGACGGTCTGTGTGCCGCACTGTTTCCGACTCACTACGGCCGCGCGGATCTCAACGAGACCAACATCGATTATTTTGTCGGACACACCCTGAATCAGACCTTGCCTCTTTTGCAGGATCAAGTCCGCAGAGGATTGGTGTTTGCGTCCCATACAGACCAGCAGGACGACCGCTCGCTTACTGACAAAGCGAGTGCAATTACAAGCGAATTCGCAGGCCGACTCCCGACAATCCGGGCGTTACTGTTCACCGATTTACAGGCCGCGTTCCGAGGCGACCCTGCGGCCACCAGTACGTCCGAAATTCTTCTCTGCTATCCCGGCATGACGGCCGTCATCTATTATCGCATCGCCCATGCCCTGCATCGCTTGGGAGCGCCGTTGATCGCTCGGTTGATTTCGGATATCGCGCATTCATCCACCGGCATCGATATTCATCCCGCTGCCGACATCGGCAGCCACTTCTTTATCGATCACGGGACCGGTGTCGTCATCGGTGAAACCACTGTCATCGGAAAACATGTCCGTCTCTATCAAGCCGTCACTCTTGGCGCCAAACGGTTCGCAGAAGGCGAGCAGGGTGTTCTGGTCAAGGGAGAGCCTCGCCATCCGATTGTGGAAGATAACGTGGTGATCTACGCGGGCGCCACGATCTTGGGACGTGTCACCATCGGCCGGGCGTCCGTCATCGGCGGAAACGTGTGGCTGACCCAAAGCGTGCCGGCACGAAGTCACGTCGTCCAGGCGCAAATGCGCACCTCAGCGACCATTCACTCGAAGCCGATCGAGACTCCGTCCACGGACCGGAAGACGTAG
- a CDS encoding cysteine synthase A, whose protein sequence is MNTSRYQGVDGHVGNTPLIRLRRISELTRCEILGKAEFMNPGGSVKDRAALGIIQDAEVKGLLKPGGTIVEGTAGNTGIGLTIVGHARGYHSVIVIPETQSHEKIDLLRALGAEVLPVPEKPYSNQGNYNHVARRMAEEKGWFWANQFDNTANRLIHYRTTGPEIWEQTAGQVNAFVSAVGTGGTLAGTTLYLKERNPTITIGCADPYGAAMWSWFTNGNTETNDGDSFAEGIGQGRVTKNLEGIAVDTAWRIPDQEALTILYQLLREEGLFLGLSSGINVAGAVRMALERGPGQTIVTILCDSGAKYQSRIFNPEWLAANGLRTDLSIETLLA, encoded by the coding sequence ATGAATACATCACGCTATCAGGGGGTGGATGGTCACGTCGGCAACACCCCGCTTATCCGCCTCCGCCGCATTTCAGAGCTGACGCGCTGCGAAATACTCGGGAAAGCCGAATTCATGAACCCGGGCGGATCGGTGAAGGACCGCGCGGCGCTCGGGATCATCCAGGATGCCGAGGTGAAAGGGCTCCTCAAGCCGGGCGGCACCATCGTCGAAGGGACGGCGGGGAACACCGGAATCGGCCTGACGATTGTCGGCCATGCGAGAGGGTACCATTCCGTCATCGTCATTCCCGAGACTCAGTCTCATGAAAAAATCGACCTACTGCGCGCCCTTGGCGCGGAGGTGCTCCCCGTGCCGGAAAAACCCTATTCCAATCAGGGCAACTACAACCATGTCGCCCGGCGGATGGCGGAGGAAAAGGGTTGGTTCTGGGCCAACCAGTTCGACAACACCGCCAACCGGCTCATCCACTACCGCACGACCGGTCCGGAAATTTGGGAACAGACCGCCGGGCAGGTAAACGCCTTTGTATCCGCAGTCGGTACCGGCGGGACACTGGCGGGAACAACCCTATATCTTAAGGAACGCAATCCAACGATCACGATCGGTTGCGCCGACCCCTACGGCGCGGCGATGTGGTCGTGGTTTACCAACGGCAACACAGAAACAAACGACGGCGATTCGTTTGCCGAAGGTATCGGCCAAGGCCGCGTGACCAAGAACCTCGAGGGGATTGCGGTTGATACCGCCTGGCGCATTCCCGACCAGGAGGCGCTTACCATTCTGTACCAGCTTCTGCGCGAAGAAGGGCTGTTTCTCGGCCTATCTTCCGGCATCAACGTCGCCGGCGCGGTTCGGATGGCACTCGAGCGCGGACCGGGCCAGACCATCGTGACGATCTTGTGCGATTCCGGCGCGAAGTATCAATCGAGGATCTTCAACCCGGAATGGCTGGCGGCCAATGGACTGAGGACCGATTTGTCCATCGAGACCCTTCTTGCATAG
- a CDS encoding glycoside hydrolase family 15 protein: MYSYGLIGNCQVSALISAEGSLDWLCLPRPDSPPVFGKILDEEGGHFSISSSAPETETTTTQRYLPNTNILVTTVSLSNGDSYQITDFCPRFLQYGRVYRPAALFRIVEPLNGSPSIRVCCKPVSGWEKSAVRSVRGSSHLRYDIRGEYLRLLTNMPLTYLCEQSPVKLTSKLYFALTWGIGIEDDLVKVSHEFLDQTTKYWRSWVKHCSIPVVYQEEVIRSALALKLHCYEDTGAILAALTTSLPEEPGGPRNWDYRYCWLRDAHFSLSAFYNLGHFEEMEGFLKFLLNVGYAYEHSQDRLAPVYTLSQDLPIPETEHANWQGFLGSRPVRSQNQAAEHVQNDVYGEMILTLAPIFFDNRFFDLRTKDHEALVANLVRLCERSISQPDAGPWEIRNGWKEHSFTNLMNWAGLDRAYRMQRAGFLRDLTTDLDAARTRAANALLQATKDKALRNGPTDDSYDASLAQLAILGFPDREVCDTTITQIKQALALRRDGKETGFFFRYLRQDDFGKPQSSFVICSFWVVQALAKLGRLAEAKQIMRQILTGANAVGLFAEHFVPETRLQLGNFPQAYSHVGLINAAFAVSPPWSDVL, from the coding sequence GTGTACTCGTACGGACTCATCGGTAACTGCCAGGTTTCGGCGCTGATCAGTGCGGAGGGATCTCTCGACTGGTTGTGTCTCCCGAGGCCGGACAGTCCTCCGGTCTTCGGCAAAATCCTGGATGAGGAGGGCGGCCACTTTTCCATCTCCTCGTCCGCACCCGAGACCGAAACGACCACCACTCAACGATATCTCCCGAACACGAATATCCTGGTGACGACCGTCTCGCTTTCCAACGGGGATTCATACCAGATCACCGACTTTTGCCCTCGTTTTCTACAGTACGGTCGTGTCTACCGGCCGGCCGCGCTGTTTCGCATCGTGGAGCCGCTGAACGGGTCGCCTTCTATTCGTGTCTGTTGCAAGCCGGTTTCCGGCTGGGAGAAAAGCGCGGTCCGTTCTGTCCGCGGCAGCAGCCATCTCCGGTACGATATCCGAGGTGAGTACTTGCGTCTGCTCACCAACATGCCGCTCACGTATCTCTGCGAACAATCACCGGTCAAGCTGACATCGAAGCTCTACTTTGCGTTGACCTGGGGGATCGGCATTGAAGACGACCTGGTCAAAGTCAGCCATGAATTTCTGGACCAAACGACCAAGTACTGGCGAAGCTGGGTGAAACATTGTTCGATCCCGGTCGTGTATCAGGAGGAAGTCATCCGCTCGGCCCTTGCACTCAAACTCCACTGCTATGAAGATACCGGGGCGATTCTCGCGGCCCTGACGACAAGCCTGCCGGAAGAGCCCGGCGGCCCTCGAAACTGGGACTATCGTTACTGCTGGCTGCGCGATGCGCACTTCTCGCTGTCCGCTTTTTACAACCTGGGCCACTTCGAAGAAATGGAAGGGTTCCTGAAGTTTCTGCTCAACGTGGGATATGCGTACGAGCATTCTCAGGATCGCTTGGCGCCGGTCTACACGCTCAGCCAGGATCTGCCCATCCCGGAAACCGAACACGCCAATTGGCAGGGTTTTCTCGGCAGCCGGCCCGTACGGAGTCAGAATCAAGCCGCCGAACATGTACAAAACGACGTCTACGGCGAGATGATTCTCACGCTCGCTCCGATCTTCTTCGACAACCGATTTTTTGACCTGCGGACCAAGGACCACGAGGCGCTGGTCGCGAATTTGGTCCGTCTCTGCGAGCGAAGCATCTCTCAACCGGATGCCGGGCCATGGGAGATTCGTAACGGCTGGAAGGAGCACTCGTTCACCAACCTGATGAACTGGGCCGGGCTCGATCGGGCCTACCGCATGCAGCGTGCAGGCTTTCTCCGTGATTTGACAACCGACCTTGACGCGGCGCGGACCAGGGCGGCGAACGCCCTGCTGCAAGCGACGAAAGACAAGGCGTTGCGGAACGGACCGACCGACGACAGCTACGACGCCTCCCTGGCGCAGCTGGCCATTCTTGGATTTCCGGATCGCGAAGTGTGCGATACGACGATCACGCAGATCAAACAGGCCCTGGCCTTACGCCGCGACGGAAAGGAGACGGGCTTCTTCTTTCGTTACCTGCGACAGGATGACTTCGGAAAACCGCAATCGAGCTTTGTCATTTGCTCATTCTGGGTCGTGCAGGCGCTGGCCAAACTCGGTCGCCTGGCCGAAGCGAAGCAGATCATGAGGCAGATTCTCACCGGAGCCAACGCCGTGGGGCTCTTCGCCGAACACTTCGTGCCGGAAACCCGCCTCCAGCTCGGTAATTTCCCACAAGCCTATTCGCACGTAGGTTTGATCAATGCCGCGTTTGCCGTCAGTCCGCCGTGGAGTGACGTGCTCTAG
- a CDS encoding trehalose-6-phosphate synthase yields the protein MRLLRLSLRFVLPLGIVLGVIAFGVIPLVDSLELKWFVRDLDMRSKLMVNTMEGPLADLLVSNSKGKILAYFTRIIQDERLYALGFCDLDNRLLYETQAYPHDITCQDTLSLAPNSSTVRSFGSGPLYITSASIESNGRPLGRLLLLHDMSFIQQRSSDTKWYVFYLFAGLAAVVSLVTVLVAHFSLKGWVAGVRAMLKGERLLTPLKHEEHAPELQPLAKDLRSLVLALETDRRMRDESQISWTPTSLKKILHEQLAGDQVLIVSNRQPYAHYWQDQNIVVQVPASGLVSALEPVMRACSGTWVAHGNGSADREVVDERSHVGVPPSHPTYEIRRVWLTAEEEAGYYYGFANEGLWPLCHIAHVRPTFRSSDWKHYVAVNERFAQAVYEEATTDNPVVLVQDYHFALLPKLIRDKLPTATIIMFWHIPWPNAESFGICPWREEILEGLLGSSILGFHTRVHCNNFIDCIDRQLEARIDRNSSTVSYGGKMTAVNPYPISIEWPLQWLGQQRPVPECRIKLRETYGMPLERLIGLGVERLDYTKGILERFMAVERLLELQPEWIGKFTFVQIAAPSRSMIEQYHHFTGQVSALAEQINKRFGRDGYEPICLRIQHHEPAQVHESYRGADVCVVSSLHDGMNLVAKEFVGARDDEQGVLILSQFAGAARELTEALVINPYDIDQFAAALHLALTMPKVEQRARMQSMRGLIQEFNVYRWAGRMLIDAARMRQKERVMKQVGRSSLLN from the coding sequence ATGAGACTCTTGAGGCTCTCGCTCCGGTTTGTTCTGCCGTTGGGGATCGTATTGGGGGTGATTGCCTTTGGAGTGATCCCGCTTGTCGACTCGCTGGAATTGAAATGGTTTGTCCGGGACCTCGACATGCGGTCCAAACTCATGGTCAATACCATGGAGGGACCACTCGCGGATCTCCTGGTCTCCAACTCAAAAGGCAAGATCCTCGCATATTTTACTCGAATTATTCAGGATGAACGATTGTACGCGTTGGGATTTTGTGATCTCGACAACCGCCTTCTCTATGAGACTCAGGCGTACCCGCACGATATAACCTGTCAGGACACGCTGAGCCTTGCTCCCAACTCTTCTACGGTACGGTCGTTCGGCAGCGGACCTCTCTATATTACCTCAGCCTCCATCGAATCAAACGGGCGCCCGCTCGGACGGCTCCTGCTCCTTCACGATATGAGTTTCATTCAGCAGCGCAGCAGCGATACGAAGTGGTATGTGTTCTATCTGTTTGCGGGCCTCGCGGCGGTCGTCTCGCTGGTCACCGTCTTGGTCGCACACTTCAGTTTGAAAGGGTGGGTTGCCGGGGTGAGAGCCATGCTGAAGGGAGAACGACTCCTGACTCCTCTGAAGCATGAAGAGCACGCGCCGGAACTCCAGCCCTTGGCGAAGGACTTGCGCTCGTTGGTGCTGGCGCTCGAGACTGACCGCCGCATGCGCGATGAGAGTCAGATTTCATGGACCCCGACAAGCCTCAAGAAGATTCTTCATGAGCAGCTGGCCGGCGACCAAGTGCTGATCGTTTCCAATCGGCAGCCGTATGCCCACTATTGGCAAGATCAAAACATCGTGGTGCAAGTGCCGGCGAGTGGGCTCGTGTCGGCCCTGGAGCCGGTCATGCGGGCCTGTTCGGGAACCTGGGTCGCGCATGGAAACGGATCGGCGGACCGGGAAGTCGTGGACGAACGGAGTCATGTCGGCGTGCCTCCGTCGCATCCCACTTATGAGATCCGTCGCGTCTGGCTGACCGCAGAGGAAGAGGCCGGGTACTACTATGGGTTTGCCAATGAGGGATTGTGGCCGCTCTGCCACATCGCCCATGTCCGTCCCACGTTCCGCTCGTCGGATTGGAAACATTACGTGGCCGTCAACGAACGGTTTGCCCAAGCCGTGTATGAGGAGGCCACGACCGACAATCCGGTCGTGCTCGTGCAGGATTATCATTTTGCGCTGCTTCCGAAGTTGATTCGCGATAAATTACCGACTGCGACAATCATCATGTTCTGGCACATTCCATGGCCGAACGCGGAAAGCTTCGGGATCTGTCCCTGGCGCGAAGAAATTCTGGAAGGGCTGCTCGGAAGCAGCATTCTGGGATTCCACACCAGAGTGCATTGCAACAATTTCATCGATTGCATCGATCGGCAGCTTGAAGCGCGTATTGATCGAAACAGCTCGACGGTGTCCTATGGGGGCAAGATGACGGCGGTCAACCCCTATCCGATTTCCATTGAGTGGCCCCTGCAATGGCTCGGCCAGCAACGGCCGGTGCCGGAATGCCGAATCAAGCTCCGGGAGACCTATGGGATGCCGTTGGAACGTCTCATCGGCCTTGGTGTTGAGCGCCTTGACTACACCAAGGGAATCCTGGAGCGATTCATGGCCGTGGAACGGTTGCTGGAACTTCAACCGGAATGGATCGGGAAATTTACGTTTGTTCAGATCGCCGCCCCCAGCCGTTCGATGATCGAGCAGTACCACCATTTTACCGGCCAGGTTTCCGCATTGGCGGAGCAGATCAACAAGCGGTTTGGGCGGGACGGCTATGAGCCGATCTGCCTCCGGATTCAACATCATGAGCCGGCACAGGTCCATGAGTCTTACCGTGGCGCGGACGTGTGCGTAGTGAGCAGTCTCCATGACGGCATGAATTTAGTCGCCAAAGAGTTTGTCGGCGCTCGTGACGACGAGCAAGGTGTTCTGATCCTGAGCCAGTTTGCGGGAGCCGCCCGAGAGTTGACGGAGGCGCTCGTGATCAACCCGTACGACATCGATCAGTTTGCCGCCGCGCTCCACCTTGCCTTGACCATGCCGAAGGTGGAGCAGCGCGCAAGGATGCAGAGCATGCGCGGGCTGATCCAGGAGTTCAATGTCTATCGCTGGGCCGGTCGTATGCTCATCGATGCCGCCCGCATGCGACAAAAGGAGCGAGTGATGAAACAAGTTGGACGGTCGAGTTTGTTGAATTGA